A genomic window from Dermacentor silvarum isolate Dsil-2018 chromosome 9, BIME_Dsil_1.4, whole genome shotgun sequence includes:
- the LOC119464348 gene encoding serine/threonine-protein phosphatase 2A 56 kDa regulatory subunit gamma isoform isoform X1, which translates to MPNRTDKDKVPAKNNSSGVTAKNGSGKDAADGADEVNQACNNASGAVHANSNGAGGAAGTAAAAARAGGPKSAPPPANLVAKCKLAGAVVPTAPGSGMRKEKRQNSSRFNVSHNRELQKLPALKDAPLGEREDLLIQKIRQCCVLFDFVTDPLSDLKWKEVKRAALHEMVEYITSQRGVLTEPIYPEMIHMFGVNVFRTLPPSSNPNGAEFDPEEDEPTLEAAWPHLQLVYELFLRFLESPDFQPALAKRHLDQRFVLQLLELFDSEDPRERDFLKTTLHRIYGKFLGLRAYVRKQVNHMFYRFIYETEHHNGVAELLEILGSIINGFALPLKEEHKLFLLRVLMPLHKVKSLSVYHPQLAYCVVQFLEKEPSLTEPVILALLKFWPKVHSPKEVMFLNELEEILDVIEPAEFAKVMVPLFRQLARCVSSPHFQVAERALYYWNNEYIMSLVSDNAAALLPIVFPALYKNSKAHWNKTIYGLVYNALKLLMEMNQKLFDDCVQNYRQERHNEKMRLREREDAWNRIESLAERNPQRAVVVQFHIVKPELGTTSQALESPPEDDDMLYDRLESQAKEVTTTLASKKEKPLLRRKSELPLDSLTLKALSDHKRADQLLAPPDAPL; encoded by the exons ATGCCTAATCGGACTGACAAAGACAAG GTGCCTGCGAAAAACAACAGCTCCGGTGTGACGGCCAAGAATGGCAGCGGCAAAGACGCGGCCGACGGCGCCGACGAG GTGAACCAGGCCTGCAACAACGCCAGCGGCGCCGTACACGCCAACAGCAACGGCGCGGGCGGTGCAGCGGgcacggcggcggcagcggcgcggGCTGGAGGACCGAAGTCGGCTCCTCCGCCCGCGAACCTGGTGGCAAAGTGCAAGCTGGCCGGCGCCGTGGTGCCCACAGCCCCGGGCAGCGGGATGCGCAAGGAGAAGCGGCAGAACTCGTCGCGCTTCAACGTGAGCCACAACCGCGAGCTGCAGAAGCTGCCCGCGCTCAAGGACGCACCGCTGGGCGAGCGCGAGGACCTGCTTATTCAG aaAATCCGACAGTGCTGTGTGCTGTTTGACTTCGTGACCGACCCTCTGTCAGACCTCAAGTGGAAGGAGGTGAAACGGGCAGCTTTGCACGAGATGGTCGAGTACATCACCTCTCAGCGCGGCGTGCTGACGGAGCCGATCTATCCCGAGATGATCCACATGTTCGGCGTCAATGTGTTCCGCACGTTGCCGCCCTCGTCCAATCCTAACGGTGCAGAGTTCGACCCCGAGGAGGACGAGCCGACGCTGGAGGCGGCCTGGCCGCACCTCCAGCTCGTCTACGAGCTGTTCCTGCGGTTTCTCGAGAGCCCAGACTTCCAGCCTGCGCTGGCCAAGCGGCATTTGGACCAGCGGTTTGTGCTGCAGCTGCTGGAGCTGTTTGATTCAGAGGACCCCCGTGAGCGTGACTTCCTGAAGACGACGCTGCATCGAATATACGGCAAGTTCCTAGGGCTGCGGGCATATGTGCGCAAGCAGGTGAACCACATGTTCTACCGCTTCATTTACGAGACGGAGCACCATAACGGTGTTGCTGAGCTGCTCGAGATCCTCGGCTCCATAATCAATGGCTTCGCGCTGCCCCTCAAGGAGGAGCACAAGTTGTTCCTGCTTCGCGTGCTGATGCCGCTGCACAAGGTCAAGTCGCTGAGTGTGTATCACCCGCAGCTGGCCTACTGCGTTGTCCAGTTCCTCGAGAAAGAGCCGAGCCTGACAGAGCCGGTGATCCTGGCCCTGCTCAAGTTCTGGCCAAAGGTGCACTCTCCCAAGGAAGTGATGTTCCTCAACGAGCTCGAGGAAATCCTGGAcgtcatcgagccggccgagttCGCCAAGGTGATGGTGCCGCTCTTCCGGCAACTGGCACGCTGCGTCTCCTCGCCCCACTTCCAGGTGGCCGAGCGAGCCCTCTACTACTGGAACAACGAGTACATCATGAGCCTGGTCAGCGACAACGCGGCGGCGTTGTTGCCCATAGTGTTCCCGGCGCTGTACAAAAACTCCAAAGCCCACTGGAACAAGACCATTTATGGCCTCGTCTACAATGCCCTCAAACTGCTCATGGAGATGAACCAGAAGCTGTTCGACGACTGCGTCCAGAACTACCGCCAGGAGCGCCACAA CGAGAAAATGCGCCTGCGGGAGCGAGAGGACGCCTGGAACCGGATAGAGAGTCTAGCCGAGAGAAATCCTCAG CGCGCTGTGGTTGTGCAGTTCCACATAGTGAAGCCCGAGCTAGGCACCACAAGCCAGGCCCTTGAAAGCCCACCGGAAGACGACGACATGCTCTACGACAGGCTGGAAAGCCAGGCCAAGGAA GTGACGACAACCTTGGCCAGCAAGAAGGAGAAGCCCCTGCTGCGGCGCAAGTCGGAGCTCCCGTTGGACTCGCTCACGCTCAAGGCCTTGAGCGACCACAAGAGGGCCGACCAGCTGCTGGCACCACCCGACGCTCCACTCTGA
- the LOC119464348 gene encoding serine/threonine-protein phosphatase 2A 56 kDa regulatory subunit gamma isoform isoform X2: MPNRTDKDKVPAKNNSSGVTAKNGSGKDAADGADEVNQACNNASGAVHANSNGAGGAAGTAAAAARAGGPKSAPPPANLVAKCKLAGAVVPTAPGSGMRKEKRQNSSRFNVSHNRELQKLPALKDAPLGEREDLLIQKIRQCCVLFDFVTDPLSDLKWKEVKRAALHEMVEYITSQRGVLTEPIYPEMIHMFGVNVFRTLPPSSNPNGAEFDPEEDEPTLEAAWPHLQLVYELFLRFLESPDFQPALAKRHLDQRFVLQLLELFDSEDPRERDFLKTTLHRIYGKFLGLRAYVRKQVNHMFYRFIYETEHHNGVAELLEILGSIINGFALPLKEEHKLFLLRVLMPLHKVKSLSVYHPQLAYCVVQFLEKEPSLTEPVILALLKFWPKVHSPKEVMFLNELEEILDVIEPAEFAKVMVPLFRQLARCVSSPHFQVAERALYYWNNEYIMSLVSDNAAALLPIVFPALYKNSKAHWNKTIYGLVYNALKLLMEMNQKLFDDCVQNYRQERHNEKMRLREREDAWNRIESLAERNPQFHIVKPELGTTSQALESPPEDDDMLYDRLESQAKEVTTTLASKKEKPLLRRKSELPLDSLTLKALSDHKRADQLLAPPDAPL, encoded by the exons ATGCCTAATCGGACTGACAAAGACAAG GTGCCTGCGAAAAACAACAGCTCCGGTGTGACGGCCAAGAATGGCAGCGGCAAAGACGCGGCCGACGGCGCCGACGAG GTGAACCAGGCCTGCAACAACGCCAGCGGCGCCGTACACGCCAACAGCAACGGCGCGGGCGGTGCAGCGGgcacggcggcggcagcggcgcggGCTGGAGGACCGAAGTCGGCTCCTCCGCCCGCGAACCTGGTGGCAAAGTGCAAGCTGGCCGGCGCCGTGGTGCCCACAGCCCCGGGCAGCGGGATGCGCAAGGAGAAGCGGCAGAACTCGTCGCGCTTCAACGTGAGCCACAACCGCGAGCTGCAGAAGCTGCCCGCGCTCAAGGACGCACCGCTGGGCGAGCGCGAGGACCTGCTTATTCAG aaAATCCGACAGTGCTGTGTGCTGTTTGACTTCGTGACCGACCCTCTGTCAGACCTCAAGTGGAAGGAGGTGAAACGGGCAGCTTTGCACGAGATGGTCGAGTACATCACCTCTCAGCGCGGCGTGCTGACGGAGCCGATCTATCCCGAGATGATCCACATGTTCGGCGTCAATGTGTTCCGCACGTTGCCGCCCTCGTCCAATCCTAACGGTGCAGAGTTCGACCCCGAGGAGGACGAGCCGACGCTGGAGGCGGCCTGGCCGCACCTCCAGCTCGTCTACGAGCTGTTCCTGCGGTTTCTCGAGAGCCCAGACTTCCAGCCTGCGCTGGCCAAGCGGCATTTGGACCAGCGGTTTGTGCTGCAGCTGCTGGAGCTGTTTGATTCAGAGGACCCCCGTGAGCGTGACTTCCTGAAGACGACGCTGCATCGAATATACGGCAAGTTCCTAGGGCTGCGGGCATATGTGCGCAAGCAGGTGAACCACATGTTCTACCGCTTCATTTACGAGACGGAGCACCATAACGGTGTTGCTGAGCTGCTCGAGATCCTCGGCTCCATAATCAATGGCTTCGCGCTGCCCCTCAAGGAGGAGCACAAGTTGTTCCTGCTTCGCGTGCTGATGCCGCTGCACAAGGTCAAGTCGCTGAGTGTGTATCACCCGCAGCTGGCCTACTGCGTTGTCCAGTTCCTCGAGAAAGAGCCGAGCCTGACAGAGCCGGTGATCCTGGCCCTGCTCAAGTTCTGGCCAAAGGTGCACTCTCCCAAGGAAGTGATGTTCCTCAACGAGCTCGAGGAAATCCTGGAcgtcatcgagccggccgagttCGCCAAGGTGATGGTGCCGCTCTTCCGGCAACTGGCACGCTGCGTCTCCTCGCCCCACTTCCAGGTGGCCGAGCGAGCCCTCTACTACTGGAACAACGAGTACATCATGAGCCTGGTCAGCGACAACGCGGCGGCGTTGTTGCCCATAGTGTTCCCGGCGCTGTACAAAAACTCCAAAGCCCACTGGAACAAGACCATTTATGGCCTCGTCTACAATGCCCTCAAACTGCTCATGGAGATGAACCAGAAGCTGTTCGACGACTGCGTCCAGAACTACCGCCAGGAGCGCCACAA CGAGAAAATGCGCCTGCGGGAGCGAGAGGACGCCTGGAACCGGATAGAGAGTCTAGCCGAGAGAAATCCTCAG TTCCACATAGTGAAGCCCGAGCTAGGCACCACAAGCCAGGCCCTTGAAAGCCCACCGGAAGACGACGACATGCTCTACGACAGGCTGGAAAGCCAGGCCAAGGAA GTGACGACAACCTTGGCCAGCAAGAAGGAGAAGCCCCTGCTGCGGCGCAAGTCGGAGCTCCCGTTGGACTCGCTCACGCTCAAGGCCTTGAGCGACCACAAGAGGGCCGACCAGCTGCTGGCACCACCCGACGCTCCACTCTGA
- the LOC119464348 gene encoding serine/threonine-protein phosphatase 2A 56 kDa regulatory subunit gamma isoform isoform X3 yields the protein MPNRTDKDKVNQACNNASGAVHANSNGAGGAAGTAAAAARAGGPKSAPPPANLVAKCKLAGAVVPTAPGSGMRKEKRQNSSRFNVSHNRELQKLPALKDAPLGEREDLLIQKIRQCCVLFDFVTDPLSDLKWKEVKRAALHEMVEYITSQRGVLTEPIYPEMIHMFGVNVFRTLPPSSNPNGAEFDPEEDEPTLEAAWPHLQLVYELFLRFLESPDFQPALAKRHLDQRFVLQLLELFDSEDPRERDFLKTTLHRIYGKFLGLRAYVRKQVNHMFYRFIYETEHHNGVAELLEILGSIINGFALPLKEEHKLFLLRVLMPLHKVKSLSVYHPQLAYCVVQFLEKEPSLTEPVILALLKFWPKVHSPKEVMFLNELEEILDVIEPAEFAKVMVPLFRQLARCVSSPHFQVAERALYYWNNEYIMSLVSDNAAALLPIVFPALYKNSKAHWNKTIYGLVYNALKLLMEMNQKLFDDCVQNYRQERHNEKMRLREREDAWNRIESLAERNPQRAVVVQFHIVKPELGTTSQALESPPEDDDMLYDRLESQAKEVTTTLASKKEKPLLRRKSELPLDSLTLKALSDHKRADQLLAPPDAPL from the exons ATGCCTAATCGGACTGACAAAGACAAG GTGAACCAGGCCTGCAACAACGCCAGCGGCGCCGTACACGCCAACAGCAACGGCGCGGGCGGTGCAGCGGgcacggcggcggcagcggcgcggGCTGGAGGACCGAAGTCGGCTCCTCCGCCCGCGAACCTGGTGGCAAAGTGCAAGCTGGCCGGCGCCGTGGTGCCCACAGCCCCGGGCAGCGGGATGCGCAAGGAGAAGCGGCAGAACTCGTCGCGCTTCAACGTGAGCCACAACCGCGAGCTGCAGAAGCTGCCCGCGCTCAAGGACGCACCGCTGGGCGAGCGCGAGGACCTGCTTATTCAG aaAATCCGACAGTGCTGTGTGCTGTTTGACTTCGTGACCGACCCTCTGTCAGACCTCAAGTGGAAGGAGGTGAAACGGGCAGCTTTGCACGAGATGGTCGAGTACATCACCTCTCAGCGCGGCGTGCTGACGGAGCCGATCTATCCCGAGATGATCCACATGTTCGGCGTCAATGTGTTCCGCACGTTGCCGCCCTCGTCCAATCCTAACGGTGCAGAGTTCGACCCCGAGGAGGACGAGCCGACGCTGGAGGCGGCCTGGCCGCACCTCCAGCTCGTCTACGAGCTGTTCCTGCGGTTTCTCGAGAGCCCAGACTTCCAGCCTGCGCTGGCCAAGCGGCATTTGGACCAGCGGTTTGTGCTGCAGCTGCTGGAGCTGTTTGATTCAGAGGACCCCCGTGAGCGTGACTTCCTGAAGACGACGCTGCATCGAATATACGGCAAGTTCCTAGGGCTGCGGGCATATGTGCGCAAGCAGGTGAACCACATGTTCTACCGCTTCATTTACGAGACGGAGCACCATAACGGTGTTGCTGAGCTGCTCGAGATCCTCGGCTCCATAATCAATGGCTTCGCGCTGCCCCTCAAGGAGGAGCACAAGTTGTTCCTGCTTCGCGTGCTGATGCCGCTGCACAAGGTCAAGTCGCTGAGTGTGTATCACCCGCAGCTGGCCTACTGCGTTGTCCAGTTCCTCGAGAAAGAGCCGAGCCTGACAGAGCCGGTGATCCTGGCCCTGCTCAAGTTCTGGCCAAAGGTGCACTCTCCCAAGGAAGTGATGTTCCTCAACGAGCTCGAGGAAATCCTGGAcgtcatcgagccggccgagttCGCCAAGGTGATGGTGCCGCTCTTCCGGCAACTGGCACGCTGCGTCTCCTCGCCCCACTTCCAGGTGGCCGAGCGAGCCCTCTACTACTGGAACAACGAGTACATCATGAGCCTGGTCAGCGACAACGCGGCGGCGTTGTTGCCCATAGTGTTCCCGGCGCTGTACAAAAACTCCAAAGCCCACTGGAACAAGACCATTTATGGCCTCGTCTACAATGCCCTCAAACTGCTCATGGAGATGAACCAGAAGCTGTTCGACGACTGCGTCCAGAACTACCGCCAGGAGCGCCACAA CGAGAAAATGCGCCTGCGGGAGCGAGAGGACGCCTGGAACCGGATAGAGAGTCTAGCCGAGAGAAATCCTCAG CGCGCTGTGGTTGTGCAGTTCCACATAGTGAAGCCCGAGCTAGGCACCACAAGCCAGGCCCTTGAAAGCCCACCGGAAGACGACGACATGCTCTACGACAGGCTGGAAAGCCAGGCCAAGGAA GTGACGACAACCTTGGCCAGCAAGAAGGAGAAGCCCCTGCTGCGGCGCAAGTCGGAGCTCCCGTTGGACTCGCTCACGCTCAAGGCCTTGAGCGACCACAAGAGGGCCGACCAGCTGCTGGCACCACCCGACGCTCCACTCTGA
- the LOC119464363 gene encoding BLOC-1-related complex subunit 8, protein MATEAVPVAEEARPNVDLELEQRVKGTCGRISENVHIFANEPSLACYRLQEHVRKSLQPTVERRLQMAELRQELRGKCYDLDYAIAALRGFQQSRQHLANVQDLLRNAVFMKQQLAHREARAAATSAAQSTGRRQQLLQQQRLSLDLPQKAARLSSSPSLGAADMRLGSQRSASPRRPSDQR, encoded by the coding sequence ATGGCCACGGAGGCCGTGCCTGTTGCCGAAGAGGCTCGGCCAAACGTTGACCTCGAGCTGGAGCAGCGTGTCAAAGGCACCTGCGGCCGCATCTCGGAGAACGTGCACATTTTCGCGAACGAGCCGTCGCTGGCGTGCTATCGGCTGCAAGAGCATGTCCGCAAGTCGCTGCAGCCGACCGTCGAGAGGCGTCTGCAGATGGCCGAACTGCGGCAAGAGTTGCGCGGCAAGTGCTACGACTTGGACTACGCCATCGCGGCGCTGCGTGGCTTCCAGCAGAGCCGCCAACATCTGGCCAACGTGCAGGACCTGCTGCGCAACGCGGTCTTCATGAAGCAGCAGCTGGCGCACCGCGAAGCACGCGCTGCTGCCACCAGTGCAGCGCAGTCGACCGGTCGCCGGCAGCAGTTGCTGCAACAGCAGCGACTGTCGCTAGACCTTCCTCAAAAGGCTGCCCGTCTGAGCAGCTCGCCATCACTGGGGGCGGCTGACATGCGGCTGGGGTCGCAGCGATCAGCGTCCCCAAGGCGGCCTAGCGATCAGCGTTAA